From the genome of Streptomyces sp. NBC_01116, one region includes:
- a CDS encoding MarR family winged helix-turn-helix transcriptional regulator: MQNDAIAAIVEQWEHERPDLDAAPMLVIGRLFRLTGGLDQRLRPPFQAAGLGGGDFDVLAALRRSGEPYALSAGELSRTVLVTTGAISKRVDRLEARGLVSRSVAESDSRGRLVTLTVEGVELTDELIAVHLDNQRRLLSGLSADEQTQLADLLERLASTLP; encoded by the coding sequence ATGCAGAACGACGCCATCGCCGCCATCGTCGAACAGTGGGAACACGAGCGCCCCGATCTGGACGCGGCGCCGATGCTCGTCATCGGCCGACTCTTTCGGCTCACCGGCGGGCTGGACCAACGACTGCGCCCGCCCTTCCAGGCCGCAGGCCTGGGTGGCGGTGACTTCGATGTACTGGCGGCGCTCCGGCGTTCGGGGGAGCCCTACGCACTGTCCGCAGGCGAGCTCAGCCGCACCGTCCTGGTCACGACCGGCGCGATCAGCAAGCGGGTCGACCGGCTCGAAGCCCGTGGCCTGGTCAGCAGATCCGTCGCCGAGAGCGATTCACGCGGTCGCCTCGTCACGCTCACCGTCGAGGGCGTGGAACTGACCGACGAGCTCATCGCCGTCCACCTGGACAACCAGCGTCGTCTCCTCTCCGGACTCAGCGCGGACGAGCAGACGCAGCTCGCCGACCTGCTCGAACGGCTCGCCTCGACACTGCCCTAG
- a CDS encoding pyridoxal-phosphate dependent enzyme, translating into MTSGCPRTSTDSVSYPVEVDYAYDRVDPVMFATAPATAAFRGDGLDRWASLLPPLAAPGLGEGGTPLIEVETGVFIKDESRNPTWSHKDRMNRSTVSAAVAAGAPGIVVASSGNHGASAAAYAARAGLRCVVVAGPELPPAVDSFLHAYEPVILPVPWEERGPLMRRIVDRTGLHPVSSLTTTHTGHAFGPEGYKTIAYEIHQDLGVPSAVFVPTSYGELLFGIWKGFTELRRLGLTDRLPRMYACQPIAAAPLAEAMRRGVAAAHVTVGQTEAYSIVAPVSGYRGVVTIQDSGGQVLELSDAQLLAAQQELARVGLWTELSSAAGLAGLRTADNLDAFDGPVVCVSTSSGFKNRSVGMSPTETIAPDWDNVRSRLRAAGIRD; encoded by the coding sequence ATGACCAGCGGATGTCCGCGTACGAGCACCGACAGCGTCTCCTATCCCGTCGAAGTCGACTACGCCTACGACCGGGTCGATCCCGTCATGTTCGCCACCGCCCCCGCAACCGCCGCGTTCCGGGGTGACGGGCTGGACCGCTGGGCGTCGTTGCTGCCGCCGCTCGCCGCACCGGGGCTGGGCGAAGGCGGAACGCCGCTGATCGAGGTCGAGACCGGGGTCTTCATCAAGGATGAGTCGCGCAACCCCACCTGGAGCCACAAGGACCGGATGAACCGAAGCACCGTCAGCGCTGCCGTGGCCGCCGGAGCCCCGGGAATCGTCGTCGCGTCGTCCGGCAACCACGGAGCCTCCGCGGCCGCCTACGCCGCCCGTGCCGGCCTGCGTTGCGTGGTGGTCGCGGGCCCCGAACTGCCGCCCGCCGTCGACTCCTTCCTGCACGCCTACGAGCCGGTGATCCTGCCCGTGCCCTGGGAAGAGCGGGGGCCGTTGATGCGCCGGATCGTCGACCGGACGGGCCTGCACCCGGTCAGCAGCCTCACCACCACCCACACCGGACACGCTTTCGGCCCCGAGGGATACAAGACCATCGCCTACGAGATCCACCAGGACCTCGGCGTCCCCTCGGCCGTGTTCGTCCCCACGTCGTACGGCGAACTCCTCTTCGGCATCTGGAAGGGCTTCACCGAACTGCGGCGCCTCGGCCTGACCGATCGGCTGCCACGGATGTACGCGTGCCAGCCGATCGCCGCCGCGCCGCTGGCCGAGGCCATGCGGCGCGGCGTAGCCGCGGCTCACGTCACGGTGGGGCAGACCGAGGCGTACTCCATCGTCGCCCCGGTCAGCGGCTACCGAGGCGTCGTCACCATCCAGGACAGCGGCGGCCAGGTTCTCGAACTCAGTGACGCACAGCTGCTGGCCGCCCAGCAGGAGCTCGCCCGTGTCGGACTGTGGACCGAACTCTCCAGCGCCGCCGGACTCGCAGGACTGCGGACCGCCGACAACCTCGACGCGTTCGACGGCCCGGTGGTCTGCGTCTCCACCTCCAGCGGCTTCAAGAACCGCAGCGTCGGCATGAGCCCAACCGAGACGATCGCGCCGGATTGGGACAACGTGCGCAGCAGACTGCGCGCGGCGGGAATCCGCGACTGA
- a CDS encoding winged helix-turn-helix transcriptional regulator, giving the protein MSGAPQGAPDPRWSDPDCPVARTLDLVGDRWSLLVIRDAMDGAASFTEFQRRTGIARNILTDRLRKLLAHGLLARRTASSGRRQEYVLTDSGRALFPVVLTLRQWGERHAFAPGEAHSVLVDRHGDPVPDLTPVGADGTPLDADSTHVQKTP; this is encoded by the coding sequence ATGTCAGGTGCACCCCAGGGCGCCCCGGACCCGCGGTGGTCGGACCCCGACTGCCCCGTCGCCCGCACCCTCGACCTCGTCGGCGACCGCTGGAGCCTTCTCGTCATCCGTGACGCGATGGACGGCGCGGCCTCGTTCACCGAGTTCCAGCGGCGGACGGGCATCGCGCGCAACATCCTCACCGACCGCCTCCGCAAGCTCCTCGCCCACGGGCTCCTCGCCCGGCGCACCGCCTCATCGGGCCGTCGCCAGGAGTACGTGCTGACCGACTCCGGCCGCGCCCTGTTCCCCGTCGTCCTCACCCTGCGCCAATGGGGCGAGCGGCACGCTTTCGCGCCGGGCGAGGCCCACTCCGTCCTGGTCGACCGGCACGGCGACCCCGTGCCGGACCTCACGCCGGTCGGCGCGGACGGCACGCCCCTGGACGCCGACTCCACCCACGTACAGAAGACCCCGTAG
- a CDS encoding type II toxin-antitoxin system PemK/MazF family toxin translates to MRRGEVWWVQFDERRLVVLLSGDDPSGIRVMQVVAPAGVDISGLAIEVTVGAGEGLPFEGVLRLAFPHPGITPCTWLTTVSRDDLIERAAVLSSVKLSELDDALRRAEQAQEPTPATTAQLSGMRDALRLGERG, encoded by the coding sequence GTGCGACGTGGCGAAGTCTGGTGGGTCCAGTTCGACGAGCGGAGGCTGGTCGTACTGCTGTCGGGAGACGACCCGTCCGGGATCCGGGTGATGCAGGTCGTCGCTCCGGCAGGCGTCGACATCAGCGGTCTGGCCATCGAAGTGACGGTCGGCGCCGGTGAAGGGCTGCCCTTCGAAGGCGTACTGCGGCTCGCGTTCCCGCATCCGGGCATCACCCCGTGCACGTGGCTGACCACGGTGTCCCGGGACGACCTGATAGAGCGGGCGGCCGTCCTGTCCTCCGTGAAGCTCAGCGAGCTTGACGACGCCCTCCGACGCGCTGAACAAGCGCAGGAGCCGACCCCGGCCACGACCGCGCAGCTCAGCGGGATGAGGGATGCACTCCGTCTCGGTGAGCGCGGGTAG
- a CDS encoding DUF6357 family protein — translation MNDIVFTRRSGWIPHVIREDGELKLMLGAGADANHDPREFAFSITEAHLAVIREDLARHLLLWCAVLPLCDAAGTRGRLDEEAAVALLDPVLLSAPADVDALFQRIQWDRGRLIAHGADIDLLERGQVCAAMRAATETSDGKRAQKYHADRRRTERGTVLGPLDAAILMYTGQYLHGATVPRRIPGAVDPAPLLPDVMRVIATAEQACAGMRIGRDPRRGKRATDKRDWDRMAAAVDAAVRRAHPELVDDAVRTVSFLMCSEAAERSRSAPLEDDEQDVGDRAASGGREGRTILSFTDDKGLEKKWLPDGPRAATAEFWEFVADRSAADNEVFTLEDEERGEGIQLHFYADSIARITTVTEGEGGSDPEYRVEYSLVDGIGGYRKLVSAFVRGGCAALEQHGSWMSDVAQFERARRRRGTE, via the coding sequence ATGAACGACATCGTCTTCACGCGCCGGAGCGGCTGGATACCTCATGTGATCCGTGAGGACGGTGAGCTGAAGTTGATGCTCGGCGCCGGGGCCGACGCCAACCATGACCCCCGTGAGTTCGCGTTCTCGATCACGGAAGCCCATCTTGCGGTGATCCGGGAGGACCTGGCCAGACACCTGCTGTTGTGGTGTGCGGTCCTTCCGCTCTGCGACGCCGCCGGAACCCGGGGCCGGCTCGACGAGGAGGCTGCCGTCGCTCTCCTGGACCCGGTCCTCCTCTCCGCGCCCGCGGACGTCGACGCGCTCTTTCAGCGCATCCAGTGGGACAGAGGTCGGCTCATCGCCCATGGGGCCGACATCGATCTGCTCGAACGCGGTCAGGTCTGCGCGGCGATGCGCGCGGCGACGGAGACCTCCGACGGGAAACGAGCACAGAAGTACCACGCGGACCGCCGTCGCACCGAACGCGGAACAGTTCTCGGTCCGCTCGACGCCGCGATTCTGATGTACACGGGCCAGTATCTGCACGGCGCGACGGTTCCGAGGCGGATACCCGGGGCCGTCGACCCAGCGCCGCTGCTGCCCGATGTCATGCGTGTGATCGCCACCGCGGAGCAGGCGTGCGCCGGGATGCGGATCGGCCGCGATCCGCGGCGGGGAAAACGCGCCACGGACAAGCGTGACTGGGATCGGATGGCGGCGGCGGTCGACGCGGCCGTGCGCCGAGCGCACCCTGAACTCGTCGATGACGCGGTGCGTACCGTGAGCTTTCTGATGTGCTCGGAGGCCGCGGAGCGCTCCAGGAGTGCGCCCTTGGAGGACGACGAGCAGGATGTCGGCGACCGCGCCGCCTCCGGTGGGCGTGAGGGCAGGACGATCCTGTCGTTCACCGACGACAAGGGCCTGGAGAAGAAGTGGCTCCCGGACGGTCCCCGCGCTGCCACCGCGGAGTTCTGGGAGTTCGTCGCCGACCGCTCTGCCGCGGACAACGAGGTGTTCACCCTTGAGGACGAGGAGAGGGGCGAAGGGATCCAGCTCCACTTCTACGCGGACTCCATCGCCCGGATCACGACGGTGACCGAAGGCGAAGGCGGGTCGGATCCGGAGTACCGGGTCGAGTACAGCCTGGTCGACGGGATCGGCGGGTACCGGAAGCTGGTGAGCGCCTTCGTCCGTGGCGGTTGCGCCGCCCTCGAACAGCACGGCTCCTGGATGTCGGATGTCGCTCAGTTCGAGCGAGCGCGCCGGCGGCGCGGCACCGAGTAG
- a CDS encoding MFS transporter yields MNAWHRVLLAVVCGVAVAGVYAAQPVLEPMGRDLGVPPELTGWFVAAGQLGYLAGLLLLVPLGDVVDRRRLIAVHLTITSAGLMLTAWASAGWQALAGLATAGVFAVVVQIAVAHVASVSPPAVRGRNIGVVTSGVVVGILGARIAAGALADIGGWRSVYVVLAVLSLGLAALVLVVLPSDTRATSPAKYREAVGSLGGLLGQRTFLTRGLIAFFLFASFGTLWSGLSTSLAGGPWHLSETHIGLFGIAGLAGALGAARAGRWADGGRAARVSGLALALLILSWAAIAQLPWSLWLLIIGIVALDFAVQAVHVSNQHVLTAAYPDRLSSVIGGYMVFYALGSALGAAATTAIFTTYGWTGSSLLGAGFAACALLVRLIADRPVGDQPQSHTRLADTTFSGPLRS; encoded by the coding sequence ATGAACGCATGGCATCGAGTGCTGCTGGCGGTGGTGTGCGGTGTCGCCGTGGCGGGCGTCTACGCCGCGCAGCCGGTCCTGGAGCCGATGGGACGCGACCTCGGCGTGCCGCCGGAACTCACCGGATGGTTCGTGGCCGCCGGTCAGCTCGGCTACCTGGCGGGCCTGTTGCTGCTGGTGCCGCTGGGCGACGTGGTCGACAGGCGCCGCCTCATCGCCGTGCACCTGACGATCACCTCGGCCGGGCTGATGCTCACGGCATGGGCGTCGGCCGGGTGGCAGGCGCTCGCGGGGCTCGCGACGGCCGGGGTGTTCGCGGTCGTGGTCCAGATCGCGGTCGCCCACGTGGCGTCGGTCTCCCCTCCCGCCGTACGCGGGCGGAACATCGGGGTGGTGACCTCGGGAGTCGTGGTCGGGATCCTGGGCGCACGGATCGCTGCCGGCGCGCTCGCCGACATCGGGGGATGGCGCAGCGTCTACGTCGTGCTCGCGGTGCTCTCCCTCGGCCTCGCAGCCCTGGTGCTGGTCGTCCTGCCCTCGGACACCCGTGCGACGTCGCCCGCGAAGTACCGGGAGGCGGTCGGCTCACTCGGCGGGTTGCTGGGGCAGCGCACCTTCCTGACGCGCGGCCTCATCGCGTTCTTCCTGTTCGCATCGTTCGGAACCCTGTGGAGCGGGCTGTCCACGTCGCTTGCGGGCGGCCCCTGGCATCTGAGCGAGACCCACATCGGACTGTTCGGCATCGCGGGCCTGGCCGGCGCACTCGGCGCGGCGCGCGCCGGACGGTGGGCGGACGGCGGGCGGGCGGCCCGGGTCAGCGGCCTCGCGCTCGCCCTGCTGATCCTCTCCTGGGCGGCGATCGCCCAGCTCCCGTGGTCCCTGTGGCTCCTGATCATCGGAATCGTCGCCCTCGACTTCGCGGTCCAGGCCGTCCACGTGAGCAATCAGCATGTGCTCACCGCCGCATACCCGGATCGTCTGAGCAGCGTCATCGGCGGCTACATGGTCTTCTACGCACTCGGCTCCGCCCTCGGCGCGGCGGCGACCACCGCGATCTTCACGACGTACGGCTGGACGGGCTCCAGCCTCCTCGGAGCCGGATTCGCGGCGTGCGCGCTGCTCGTCCGGCTGATCGCCGACCGGCCGGTCGGCGATCAGCCGCAGTCGCACACCCGGCTCGCCGACACCACTTTCTCCGGCCCGCTTCGATCGTGA
- a CDS encoding DapH/DapD/GlmU-related protein: MYVQTPEFTRHVERIVEVTDATSRLNALTFSDSGGRAELLAVVFGGPLPESVMIYPPFFTEHGLNTTFGENVFVNQGCTFMDRGGIRIGNGVMIAPKVSLITGGHPLPLAERREYLSYAPIVIEDDVWIGAAAVVTQGVTIGAGAVIAAGAVVTRDVPAGTVVAGVPARVIKEID; the protein is encoded by the coding sequence ATGTATGTCCAGACGCCTGAATTCACGCGTCATGTCGAGCGCATCGTGGAGGTGACGGATGCGACGTCCCGGCTGAACGCGCTTACGTTCAGCGACAGCGGAGGTCGCGCGGAACTGCTTGCTGTTGTGTTCGGTGGCCCACTGCCGGAATCGGTGATGATCTACCCGCCGTTCTTCACCGAGCACGGACTGAACACGACGTTCGGGGAGAACGTCTTCGTCAACCAGGGATGCACCTTCATGGACAGGGGAGGCATCCGTATCGGAAACGGCGTCATGATCGCCCCGAAGGTCAGCCTCATCACCGGAGGCCATCCACTGCCCCTGGCCGAGCGCCGCGAGTACCTCTCCTACGCCCCGATCGTCATCGAGGACGACGTTTGGATCGGAGCGGCTGCCGTGGTCACGCAGGGCGTGACCATCGGAGCCGGTGCGGTGATCGCTGCCGGTGCGGTGGTCACCCGTGATGTTCCCGCCGGCACCGTGGTCGCGGGAGTGCCCGCCCGCGTGATCAAGGAGATCGACTGA
- a CDS encoding arsenic resistance protein has product MERHQVAVYVGALAAGGLVGWAAPGTGPGLEHAINPVLAALLYVTFLQVPAAELVRSVRAGPFLAATLVVNFVVVPLVVAAMFGFLPDDRAVRLGVLLVLLAPCIDYVIVFSGLAGGSSERLLAATPLLLLAQMVLLPVYLSLFMGPDLADVVEAGPFVEAFAVLIAVPLALAWLTQAWAARRPAGQKAADATGAAMVPLMAAVLLTVVASQVPKLGDAGSLGDVGRVVPFFVLFLVVMAFAGLGVARLFRLDAPAGRAIVFTGATRNSLVVLPLALALPDALAVAAVVVVAQTLVEVIGMVVYVRAVPRLLPLRD; this is encoded by the coding sequence ATGGAACGTCACCAGGTCGCCGTCTACGTGGGCGCCCTGGCCGCCGGGGGCCTGGTGGGCTGGGCGGCGCCCGGTACGGGACCGGGCCTGGAGCACGCGATCAACCCGGTGCTCGCCGCCCTGCTGTACGTGACGTTTCTGCAGGTGCCCGCCGCCGAGCTGGTCCGCTCGGTGCGGGCGGGCCCCTTCCTCGCCGCGACGCTGGTGGTGAACTTCGTCGTGGTGCCGCTGGTGGTGGCCGCGATGTTCGGCTTCCTCCCGGACGACCGGGCGGTCCGCCTCGGCGTGCTGCTGGTCCTCCTGGCGCCCTGCATCGACTACGTGATCGTCTTCAGTGGTCTCGCCGGCGGCAGCAGCGAACGTCTGCTCGCCGCCACCCCGTTGCTGCTCCTCGCCCAGATGGTGCTCCTGCCGGTCTATCTGTCCCTGTTCATGGGCCCGGACCTGGCCGACGTGGTGGAGGCCGGACCGTTCGTCGAGGCGTTCGCCGTGCTGATCGCCGTCCCGCTCGCGCTGGCCTGGCTCACCCAGGCGTGGGCCGCACGCCGCCCGGCCGGACAGAAGGCCGCCGATGCGACGGGCGCGGCCATGGTGCCGCTGATGGCCGCCGTCCTGCTCACCGTGGTCGCCTCCCAGGTGCCGAAGCTCGGCGACGCCGGCAGCCTGGGGGACGTGGGCCGTGTCGTGCCGTTCTTCGTGCTCTTCCTCGTCGTGATGGCGTTCGCCGGGCTCGGCGTAGCCCGTCTGTTCCGCCTGGACGCCCCCGCCGGCCGGGCGATCGTGTTCACGGGAGCGACCCGCAACTCCCTGGTCGTCCTGCCCCTCGCCCTGGCGCTGCCGGACGCGCTGGCCGTCGCCGCCGTGGTCGTGGTCGCCCAGACCCTGGTCGAGGTCATCGGCATGGTCGTCTACGTCCGGGCCGTACCCCGGCTGCTGCCGCTCCGGGACTGA